Genomic window (Deltaproteobacteria bacterium):
TATCTTTTGGCAGAAATGCGGCTTGATATCGCTTCCATTGTGGCCGCTCTTCTTCACGACACCGTGGAAGATACGAAGGTAACGTTGGAAGAGGTGGAAAGACTTTTTGGCGCCGAAGTCCGGCAGTTGGTGGATGGAGTGACCAAATTGGGAAAAATCAAATTCACCACTTCGGAAGAAAAACAGGCTGAAAATTTCAGAAAAATGATCATGGCGATGGCTCAGGATATTCGGGTTATTCTGATCAAGCTCGCCGATCGCGTACACAATATGCGTACGCTTTACTACATGCCCGAGGGAAAACAGGTTGATATCGCGCAAGAGACACAAGATATTTATGCACCCATCGCCAACCGTCTCGGACTTCAATCGTTCAAAATAGAACTGGAAGATCTTTCGCTGAAATATCTCAAGCCCGATATTTTTAAAATGCTCGATGAACAGGTTCGTGCTCGCAAGGAAAAGCGCGACAGATATATCGCCGAGGTCATCAAGGTATTGCAGAAGTCGGTGAAAGAAAATGGCATTCAGTGCGAGGTCTTCGGTCGTCTCAAACACTATTACAGCATTCATCGCAAAATGGAGGCGCAGAAAATTCCGATCGATGAGGTCTACGATATTATTGCCTTCCGCATTTTGGTGGACTCTCTTGCGCAATGTTATGAGGTGTTGGGGATTATTCACTCTTTGTGGAAACCCATTCCCGGGCGCTTCAAAGATTACATCGCCATGCCTAAAGCCAATAATTATCAATCTCTCCACACGACCGTGATTGGTTTGCATGGAGAGCGTGTGGAATTCCAAATTCGCACCAAAGAGATGCACGAAATTGCTGAACACGGAGTTGCGGCCCACTGGAAATATAAAGAAGGAAAACTAAGCTCCGACACCACCGATGAAATGAAGTTCAAATGGATTCGCCGTCTCTTGGAAGGGCATTCCGAACTGAAAGACCCCGCCGAATTTTTGGATACAGTGAAACTCGATCTTTTTGCCGACGATGTTTACGTTTTCACTCCAAAAGGAGAACTCAAGGAGTTACCGCGCGGTTCCACTCCCATCGATTTTGCCTACAGTGTTCACACCGAAGTGGGGAACACATGCGTGGGGGCGAGGATCAACAGCAAGATTGTGCCGTTGAGTTATCAACTGCGGAGCGG
Coding sequences:
- a CDS encoding bifunctional (p)ppGpp synthetase/guanosine-3',5'-bis(diphosphate) 3'-pyrophosphohydrolase — its product is MLRLDDLLEKVHSYNPDADVDLIKKAYVFTAKAHEGQMRRSGEPYVIHPLSVAYLLAEMRLDIASIVAALLHDTVEDTKVTLEEVERLFGAEVRQLVDGVTKLGKIKFTTSEEKQAENFRKMIMAMAQDIRVILIKLADRVHNMRTLYYMPEGKQVDIAQETQDIYAPIANRLGLQSFKIELEDLSLKYLKPDIFKMLDEQVRARKEKRDRYIAEVIKVLQKSVKENGIQCEVFGRLKHYYSIHRKMEAQKIPIDEVYDIIAFRILVDSLAQCYEVLGIIHSLWKPIPGRFKDYIAMPKANNYQSLHTTVIGLHGERVEFQIRTKEMHEIAEHGVAAHWKYKEGKLSSDTTDEMKFKWIRRLLEGHSELKDPAEFLDTVKLDLFADDVYVFTPKGELKELPRGSTPIDFAYSVHTEVGNTCVGARINSKIVPLSYQLRSGDSIEILTKKDTRPNRDWLQFVKTSKAKAKVRQYLKLEEHAQSKQVGWELLEKACQKYEVSINKVLKEATMDHVARELGYRDSDGLLSSLGYGKILPEEILTKILPKEKLEGKEHLKPTHLEKIVEKVSRHAAGQVKVNGVSDLLINFGRCCGPVPGDPITGYVTRGKGVSVHVNDCSKLLSTDPDRRVSVEWESKTPMARIAKIKVICADRPGMLQAMTEAITGQGVNIAQATARTTEDYKAINTFDLSITGVEQLRHVLKSLERVKGIISVERVRN